The window TTTGTAACAATAAAGTAGGTAATAAAATTAAATCATCAAAATCTATCATATTATGCAATTTTAAATATCGTTCATATTGCTTATAATAAGTTAAAAGTAATTGTTGCGATACATTTTTTGATAAATTACAGATGTCTTTAGGTAATAACAATTTTTGTTTCCAAAAAGAAATTTTTAATAAAATCTTTTTAATAACCTCTTTTTTTATATTTTTTTGAAAACAAATTAAATTTTTTAAAATTTTAATTTTTTCATTTTCATTTAATAAAGTAAAATTTTTTTTAATATTTAAAAAACGATATTCTTGACGGATAATACGCATACCAAAAGAATGAAATGTTGAAATAATAATAGAAGACATTTCATTAGAAGTTAAAATTTTTTTTAAACGATTTTTAATTTCATATACTGCTTTATTAGTAAATGTTACAGTAATAATAGAATTCGGTTTATAATGATAAAATTTTATTAATTGAATAATTTTATTAATAATAACACTTGTTTTACCAGATCCAGCACCAGCTAAAATCAAACAAGGACCAATAACTTTTTTAATAGCTTTTTTTTGTATTAAATTTAATTTCATAAGAAATTCTAAAAAATATTTTTATTTTATTAAAAGATTTTACTAATATATATTTTTTAAAAATGTTTTTAAAAAATTTTCTCTAAAAAAATATAAGATTAATTTTGTAATTTCATAGAATACATATATGATCTTAATTTTTTTCCAATTAATTCTATTGGATGCTTCGAAATTTTTTCATGTAAAAAATTTAATTTTTTATTGTCAATACGATGTACGACAAGAGATTCACCTAAATCACTATTCTTAATTTTTTTTAAAAATTTTTTCAAAATTGGTAAAGCATTATTTGTAAATAAATAATTACCATATTCTGCTGTATCTGAAATAACTTGATTCATTTCATATAAACGTTTTCTAGAAATCGTATTTGCAATTAAAGGTAATTCATGTAAAGATTCAAAATATGCCGATTCTTTCATAATTCCAGAATTAACCATAATTTCAAAAGATAACTCTATACCAGCCTTTAACATAGCAACCATTAACGTACATTTTTCAAAATATTCTTCTTCATTTAAAAAATTTGCATCATATCCGGTTAAACGTTCAAAATCTAAATTTTTATAATAATTTCTCCATAATAATAATTTTTGATCATTATTGCTCCAATCGTGTATTAATTTTTGAGAAAATTTTCCAGAAATAATATCATCCATATGTTGAATAAATAAAGGATATAAAATTTTTTTTAATTTTATAGATAATTTATAAGCACGAATTTGAGCATAATTCGATAACCGCTGAAATAACAATGTAATACCACCTATTTTTATTACTTCAGATAATTTTTCCCATCCATATTGTAATAATGAAATAGAATATTCCGAATCATACCCTTTTTCAATTAAATGCTCATAACAAGCTAATGAACAAGATTGTAAAAAACCGCATAAAATTGTTTGCTCACCCATTAAATCTGATTTTACTTCTGCTGAAAAAGAAGATTCTAAAATTCCAGCTTTATGAGAACCCAAACCAACGGCCCAAGCTTTTGCAATATTAAATCCTTTTTGAAAAAATTTATTTTTTTGATGTACAGCTAATAATGCAGGAACTCCAAATCCTTTTAAAAATTCTGCGCGTACTTCAGTGCCAGGGCATTTAGGAGCGACCATAATCACAGTAATGTCAGAACGTAATTTCATATTATTTTCTATAACATGAAAACCATGTGAATACCCTAAAAAAGAATTTTTTTTCATTAAATGTTGTAAAATTTGAACCACTGAAGAATGTTCTTTATCAGGTGTTAAATTAATAACTAAATCTGCATTAGGAATTAATTCTTCTAATGTACCAACAAAAAATTTAGCATTTTTTGCTCGATTCCAAGATTTAGTTTTTTTCTGTATAGAAGATTCTCGAAATGCATATGAAATTGAAATTCCAGAATCACGTAAATTTAAACCCTGATTGTATCCTTGAGAACCACAACCTACAATTACTACTTTTTTATTTTTTAAAAAATTTAAAGCATTTAAAAATTCCATTTTTTTCATAATTCGACAATTTTGTAATTCTTGTAATTTTTCTCGAAAATTTAATTGATTAAAATAATTTTTCATTAAAAAATATCCTTTTAAAAACAAATTAATTTATATTGCGAAGATTACGAGTAATTTTTGTAATATCACGTATAGCTCCAGTATCCGCACTTGTTGCTAACAAACCATAAATTTTTAAAGAATCAGATAAAATTCTTACTCTTTTTTGCGGTGTATATGCAAATTTTTTTCTTTTTTTTTCTATATTTTTTCTTTTTTCTAATTCTTTCATATGAATTTTTAAAATAATTTCTTTTTTTGGTAAATTAATTTCTATTAAATCTCCATTTTTAATTAAAGCTATAATACCATAATTTGCAGCTTCAGGAGAAATATGACCAATAGAAATGCCAGAAGTACCACCTGAAAATCGACCATCTGTAATTAATGCGCAATCTTTATCTAATTTCATAGATTTTAAAAATGCAGTCGGATACAACATTTCTTGCATTCCAGGACCACCACAAGGACCTTCATAACGGATAACAATTACATCTCCTTTTTGAATTTTAGAATTCAAAATTGCTTGCACAGCCTCTTCTTGACTTTCATAAACTTTAGCTGGACCAATAAAATATAATTTCATATTTTTAATCCCCGCTGTTTTAATCAAAGCTCCATTAGGAGCTAAATTACCATATAATACTGATAATCCACCAATTTGATTATATGCATATTTACAAGAACGAATACAACCAAATTTACGATCTTTATCTAAAGTTAACCATTTAAAATTTTGAGAAAACGGAATACGAGTTTTTTTTCCTAACGGACCTGAAGAATAAAAATCTTTAACATATAAATTTTTTGTAGTTAATATATTATATTTTTCTAATAAATTTTGAAAAGTAATACCTAAAATATTTTTTATAGAATTTTTTAATAAACCTTTTTTTTGTAATTCTATTAAAATTCCTATAATTCCACCGGAACGATGCAAATCTTCCATATGATATTTTGAGGTATTTGGAGAAATTTTACATAAATAAGGAATTTTTTTAGAAATTTGATTAATATCTTTCATAGAAAAATTAATTCGAGCTGTAACTGCTAAAGCTAAAATATGTAGAATAGTATTAGTAGAACCACCCATAGCAATATCTAAAGCAATTGCATTATACAAAGATTTATATGTAATTAAATTTTTTGGTAATAAACTTTCATCATTTTTTTCATAATATAATTTTGTATTTTTAACAATTAAACGTCCTGCTTTTAAAAATAAATTTTTACGATTAATATGTGTAGCAACTAAAGTACCATTTCCAGGCAAAGATAAACCTAATACTTCCGTAATACAATTCATAGAATTTGCTGTAAACATTCCAGAACAAGAACCACACGTAGGGCAAGCAGATTGTTCAATTTCTTTTAAAAATTCATCAGAAACATTTTTGTCAGCACCATGTACCATAGCATCTACTAAATCAATTTTTATAATTTTTTTATTATAAATAATTTTTCCAGATTCCATTGGGCCACCTGAAACAAAAATTGTAGGAATATTTAAACGTATAGTTGCCAACAACATTCCAGGAGTAATCTTATCACAATTAGAAACACAAATCATAGCATCAACACAATGAGCATTAATCATGTATTCAATAGAATCTGCAATCAATTCTCGAGAAGGTAAAGAATATAACATGCCACTATGCCCCATAGCAATACCATCATCTATTGCAATGGTATTAAATTCCTTAGCAATACCACCAGAATTTTGAATTTCTTTAGAAATTAAAGAACCTATATGACGTAAATGAATAT of the Buchnera aphidicola (Nippolachnus piri) genome contains:
- the ilvC gene encoding ketol-acid reductoisomerase, with the translated sequence MKNYFNQLNFREKLQELQNCRIMKKMEFLNALNFLKNKKVVIVGCGSQGYNQGLNLRDSGISISYAFRESSIQKKTKSWNRAKNAKFFVGTLEELIPNADLVINLTPDKEHSSVVQILQHLMKKNSFLGYSHGFHVIENNMKLRSDITVIMVAPKCPGTEVRAEFLKGFGVPALLAVHQKNKFFQKGFNIAKAWAVGLGSHKAGILESSFSAEVKSDLMGEQTILCGFLQSCSLACYEHLIEKGYDSEYSISLLQYGWEKLSEVIKIGGITLLFQRLSNYAQIRAYKLSIKLKKILYPLFIQHMDDIISGKFSQKLIHDWSNNDQKLLLWRNYYKNLDFERLTGYDANFLNEEEYFEKCTLMVAMLKAGIELSFEIMVNSGIMKESAYFESLHELPLIANTISRKRLYEMNQVISDTAEYGNYLFTNNALPILKKFLKKIKNSDLGESLVVHRIDNKKLNFLHEKISKHPIELIGKKLRSYMYSMKLQN
- the ilvD gene encoding dihydroxy-acid dehydratase, with the translated sequence MPIYRSSTTINGRNMAGARALWRATGVKDQDFGKPIIAIVNSFTEFVPGHIHLRHIGSLISKEIQNSGGIAKEFNTIAIDDGIAMGHSGMLYSLPSRELIADSIEYMINAHCVDAMICVSNCDKITPGMLLATIRLNIPTIFVSGGPMESGKIIYNKKIIKIDLVDAMVHGADKNVSDEFLKEIEQSACPTCGSCSGMFTANSMNCITEVLGLSLPGNGTLVATHINRKNLFLKAGRLIVKNTKLYYEKNDESLLPKNLITYKSLYNAIALDIAMGGSTNTILHILALAVTARINFSMKDINQISKKIPYLCKISPNTSKYHMEDLHRSGGIIGILIELQKKGLLKNSIKNILGITFQNLLEKYNILTTKNLYVKDFYSSGPLGKKTRIPFSQNFKWLTLDKDRKFGCIRSCKYAYNQIGGLSVLYGNLAPNGALIKTAGIKNMKLYFIGPAKVYESQEEAVQAILNSKIQKGDVIVIRYEGPCGGPGMQEMLYPTAFLKSMKLDKDCALITDGRFSGGTSGISIGHISPEAANYGIIALIKNGDLIEINLPKKEIILKIHMKELEKRKNIEKKRKKFAYTPQKRVRILSDSLKIYGLLATSADTGAIRDITKITRNLRNIN